One part of the Nostoc sp. PCC 7120 = FACHB-418 genome encodes these proteins:
- the petL gene encoding cytochrome b6-f complex subunit PetL, producing MLAIVAYIGFLALFTGIAAGLLFGLRSAKIL from the coding sequence ATGTTGGCAATAGTAGCTTATATCGGCTTTTTGGCTTTGTTCACTGGCATAGCTGCTGGTCTGCTGTTTGGTTTACGCTCTGCGAAGATACTGTAG